ATCTACCCCATATTTCTGAAAAGGGGGTAGGTCTTCACTACAGCGGTTTTAGGGGGTAACTGGCTTGTAACCCATTGAAACTACATGACCAGAAAAATGAAATTAACGATTTTTAGGGTCGAATCCGCTAAGTCGGGCTAATGCGATGGGATATATCAATAAGGGAACACCATTTACAATAATAGGTGAAGATAAGGACAATAAGGGGAGCAAATGGTACAAGGTAAGACTCGCTAACGGCACAACAGCCTGGATAAGGGGGAGTATAGTCCAGGTTATAAAACAGAATGTCCAGGTGAATACTGTGAATACTATGGGGAGTCGTCAACATGAGACACTTATCGGGAAGATTACAACCTATGCAGCCAACCTGAGAGTCCGTCCGTCCCCTGACTCTAATGCGATGGGGTATATCAATAAGGGAACACCATTTACAATAATAGGTGAAGATAAGGATAATAAGGGAAGCAAATGGTACAAGGTAAGACTTGGCAATGGTAATACAGCCTGGATAAGGGGGAGTATCGTAACTGTAACAAAACATATTACGACAATAAAGCCTGCTGTTGATAAAAGAGACAGTGATCATGTGAGGGCATATACAGGGAGGGCGAGTGTATATCTGAAAAACGGCAAGCCGGAGAAGGCGATAGATGACTGCGATAAATCAATCATGTTAAATCCCCGTTATACGAGAGCCTATAATTATAGAGGCCTTTCATATATGAATCTCGGCAACTATAAAAAATCAATAGAGGACTTTAATAAAGTCAAAGAGCTTGAACCGAAAAATGTGGCTGTTTATATCAACAGGGGCTTTGCGTATACCGAGGTTGAGGATTTTCAGAAGGCAAAAGAAGATCTTGACTATGCTATCAGCCTGGAACCTAAAAATGAATTCGCCTATTCAAACCGTGGACGACTCTATGTGAGGTCGGGGGATTTCCAGAAAGCCATTAAAGATTATGAAAGAGCGCTCCTGATAAATCCAAGGTTCGCTATTGCCCACGCCGGCAAAGGTGTTGTGTATGCTGTATTAAAAGATTATCAAAAAGCCTTAAAAGATTTAACAGTTGCAATCGATCTTGACCCGAAAAACAGCGATGCCATGTATAGCCGGGGCACTGTTTATCTGAACATGGGTGACGAAGAAAAGGCGTTGGAAAATTATAAAGTTGCAGCCAGATTAGGCGACAAAGACGCCAGGGACTATCTCAGGATGAGGGATATTTCGTGGGACGAAAACAAAAACTGAAAGAAGTATTTTCTTGAAAAGCTCCCTGCTTCAAACATCCGGTATATATTCATGGAAAATGTTTTTTGGTTTTTCTCAAAGGGTATTTGTGCTATAACAGGGGCTATAACATACAGGGAGGCGCTATCAAGATGAAGGTACTGGTTACAGGCGGATGCGGTTTTATAGCTTCACATGTAGTTGATGCGTATATTGCTGACGGATATGAGGTGGTAGTAGCGGACAACCTCTCTTCCGGAAAAAGAGAAAATAAGAATGAAAAGGCACATCTTTATGTAACGGATATATGCGATGAAGCCCTGGAGAAGATATTTATCAATGAAAAACCTGACATTGTGAACCATCATGCTGCCCAGATATCTGTCCCGTTATCGGTGGAGAATCCCTTATTTGATGCAGAAACCAATATCAAGGGTACAATCAGACTTCTTGAGCTGTCAAAAAAATACAATATCAGAAAGTTTATATTTTCTTCAACAGGCGGCGCCATATACGGCGATGCAGACATTGTACCCACCAATGAGAGCTATGTTCCTGAGCCGGCATCCCCTTATGCAATCTCAAAATTTGCGGCTGAAAAATATATAAAATTCTACAATCGCCAGTATGGGCTTAAGTTTATGATCTTACGGTACGGCAACGTATATGGCCCGAGGCAGATTCCTCACGGTGAAGCCGGCGTGATTTCTATTTTTATTGAAATGTTGCTTGCAGGCGAGCACCCTGTACTTTACCATTATCCGGAGGAGGAAAGGGGTATGGTAAGGGATTATTGTTATGTAAAGGATGTTGCCAATGCAAGCCTGATTGCTGCAAAGGATGAAAGGGTAGGGCTATACAACATAGGTACAGGCAAAGGCACGCACACCCTCGAACTGTACAGACAAATAATGGATGCTATAATCAACAAAGGGAAGGCCGTTCCGCAGGCATTTTACGAACCCAGGCGGGGTGTTACCAGGCCGGGGGATATCAGGATGAATATCCTTGATGTGACAAAGGCAAAAGAAGAGCTCAACTGGCAGGCAAGATACGATATTAAGGCAGGGGTTTCAGAAACCGTAGACTGGTATCTCGGGCAATGAAAATCATCATCCTCGGGACAGGCACGTCTGTTCCGTCGCTTAATAGAGGTTCATCTGCTTACCTCCTTATAACCGAAGGACAAAAAATACTTGTAGACATCGGGCCGTCAGTTGTGAGAAGGCTTCTTGAATACGGTTATATTGTAAACGATATTGACGTGATTATGCTGACCCATTTTCATGTTGACCATACAGCGGATTTATCAACCTTTTTATTTGCCTGTAATTATGGGATAAAACCAAGGGCAGAACCCCTCAGGGTTTTCGGGGGCCCCGGCATTCATAAATTTTATAGCAGGCTGCTGAATGTTTATCCATGGATTTCCCCGAAATCCTATCAAATAACGCTGAAAAGCATTTATCAAGGGCAGGAGGAAGTGAATGATGTTCTCGTCAGGGTTGCAAGGGTGAATCATAATAAGGAGAGTATAGGCATTAGCGTTGAAAAGGGAAAAAAGGTTGTTTTTTCAGGCGATACCGATTATTCGAGAAATCTCATGAAACTTGCTTATAAAGCAGATCTTCTTATAACGGAATGTTCTTTTCCAGAAAGAAAGGTAAAAGGTCATATAAATTTGAGTGTCCTGGAAAAGATGGTAAAGCAGGCTCAACCGGAAAGAGTGATTATCTCACACCTCTATCCGGAATGGGATGCGTTTAAAGGTGTATTGCACAGCCCCTATCTTCTGGCAGAAGACGGCATGGAAATTGTGCTCTAAGGGCTTGCTTGCGGGAATCTATTACAATAAATATCCACAAAAAGTGCCGTCTTTTCCGTAATTAATCCATTCCAGTTGACCGAAATTTACATATGAATTATGATGTTATATAATGGTGTCATTTTTATGCAGCCAGTTTTCCGGGATAATTGAGTAATAAGATTTTGGGGAGGTGTTATTATGGAGGGACGGAAGGTAGATAAATTATCCATGCCTGTGCACGACTTCAAGATGCCGTTTACCGAATTGATACCTTTTGAAATCAGCTCTTTTGAACAAATGCCTGACGAGGCAAAGGCAAACTTCCCTCACCGTCACAACTTTTATGAAATTCTCTATATTACTCAAGGCGAGGGCCAGCATATCATTGATTTTCAAACCTACCCGATCCAACCCCATACGCTGTATTTTATTTCACCAAGGCAAATCCATTTTTGGCAAATCAGCACTTCCCTTCAAGGGTGGCTCATTTTTTTCACTGATGAATTTCTTTTACACACCCCCTCGGATTCAAGCTTGCTCTCAGAGTTTGCTTCTTTTCACTCTGGACAGTTTCCTTTTCTGAAGCTGGAAGAAGACCAGACACAGGCTATCTTGCCACTGATTAATAACCTTGTATGTGAATACCTGACACACAAAGCTGAATGTGCATCAATATTAAGGGCATACCTGCATATTTTTTTAGTTAAGACACGGTTGTTATATAACATTTGCAATCTGCAGGGAGACTCTAAAATCTCACCGGAGTTAGTAAGGAGATTTAAACGGTTAGTCATTGAACAACGAGGTACCCAACGATCCGTAAAATCCTTGGCAGAACAACTGTATATTACTGAAGGTCATCTTTGTGAAACAGTAAAAAGCGCGACTGGTTGCACCCCAGGCCAGATCATCCGCCAAACGTTAACCTTAGAGGCAAAACGCTTACTTGCAAACACCGACTTGACCGTATACGAGATCGCTTATTCCCTGTCTTTTGAAGATCCCTTCTATTTTGGGCGCCTCTTTAAACGCGAGACAGGCATGAGTCCTTATCATTTTCGTCAAAGTATCCGAGAAAAGTACCGTATTTTCCAGAATTAGTCCCTTCAATCCTAACACTGCTACAAGTATTATTTACTATCAATGTTTCATTGAGAGCGAGACATAACAAAATCTCGTGAAAAATAGAGGCAAGGACTTGTTTTTTGTCAGCGTCAAAAGCATCATATCCTCTGTAAAGAGGCTAGAAGGAGGGTCGTTGAAAAAAACTCTCACGCACAACTATCGGCAACCGTGCATGATCTGCCGGTAGAACAAGTGAGAAAAGCAATCCAGGATAACAATAAAGGTCCGTTCTTTTATTTACTTTAAAAAAAGGAGAATAATCATGCCAATTAAAATCAAACATACTCAACCAAATTTACATATCTACCGTGGTGACGATATAACAATAAGGGTTAAGGGATACAAACCCCTGGGCCAGCCGATTCCCTATGGCTCCAATGTCAAGGGCGTCTATTTCGATGGTTATCCGCAGGTGATCAAGCAGGAAGGTTCACAGCCGGTCTACTCGGTGAAGGTGAAGAAGGATGTAATGGTGCCTATGCGTGACGGAGTACGTCTGGCATTAGATATTTACAGTCCTGATGGAGATGGAAAGCGATTCCCAGCGCTCCTTTCATTTTTCGGATGGGGAAAAGAACTTCAGGAGATGACGCGTTGGCTGCCTTTGCAGGAATACTATGATTCCCCCTTGTGGGACGGATGCATCGAGGTAGGGAATATCGACTATATGGTCCAGAGGGGTTATATACATGTTATTGCCGAACCGAGGAATATAGGCAAGTCAGAAGGGACAAGTCAGCACCCTTCCAGTATGTGGGTTCCTCAATCAGACACTTATGATCTTGTAGAGTGGATTGCACAACAACCATGGTGTGACGGCAATGTCGGCATGACAGGTTCCTGCGGCTATTCAGGCACCCAGTTGGAACTGGCTGAGAACCCTCCCCCTGCCCTGAAGGCTATTACCCCCTTTCTTACCCTTTACCATAAGGGCGACTATGGATGGACAGGAATCTTTGACTGTAAGATGAATAGTGTTTTAAGCGGCAGGCATGGAAATGACAGTGCCCCTGTTCCCGAAAATACCAGGACACTGCCGTTAATGTTTAACCTTTCAAAGGAAGAATTAGCGGCCAGAATTCAGGAAGCATTGAATCATCCCGATATAAGGTATAACAGCAAGTGGTATTCCCTGCTCAAATATCCGCTGCGCTCTCCCATAGTATTTGATAGGTTACTGGAATCATTTCATCCTGTGTCTCTTCCTCCATCGAAACTCCCTCAGATAACTGCCCCGACATATCTGTCAACTTCGGGAATTGTTCCGACACACACATGGTGCAGCTTTGAAGCCTTTGAGAATATCGGATCAACTCATAAGAAGCTCCTCCTATGGCCTCCCTTGTCTCCGGATCGTCCCCAAACTCAATTTGCAGATGAAGTTGTGAGGTGGTTCGATTACTGGATTAAGGGAATAGACACAGGCATCATTGACGAACCTCCGCTGAAAATTTTTGTAAACGGGGTCAATAAGTGGCGCTTCGAGGATAAATGGCCTCTTGAAAGGACAGAGTACACAAAGTTTTATCTCCATCCCCGTGGCGGTCTGTCGACAGAAACAGTCAAAGGAGCACATGAGCCTGACACATTCACTCAACCGGCGCCGTACATAGACCCGACTGTCTACTGCTTAACATATAGAACCGAGCCATTACCTTTCGATGTTGATATGACAGGTTATATAGCCTTGTATCTTCATGCCTCTATAGACGCAGATGAAACAAACTGGATGGTTGACATTATGGATGTGGATTCGGAAGGCAAAAAAACATTGGTTAGCAATGGTGGTCTTGCCGCAGAGCACAGAGCTCTCGATGAAGCTAAATCTAAGCCTTACCTGCCTATTCATCCGCGTAAAGACCCCGTACCTGTACCTCCGGACGAGGTCGTTGAATACGCAATAGCGATTATGCCGACTTCAATGATATTCAAGAAGGGACACTGTATGGAACTGGTAATCAGGAATCAGGATGACCTTCTTTGCAGACTCGGAGCCTGGGGTGCACACTATTTGCCTCATATGCAAACAGTTACCCACAGCATTCACTTTGGCAAGTCACATTTGCTTCTGCCCATCATTCCCTCTGATGAGCAGGGTTTGTAAATGAACCAATGTCTGGTTCAAAGGTAAACATGCAGAGTCAACGGAGGAGGTTCCGAACATGGATAAAACCGTTAAAAATATCGTTATTATCGTTACCCTGGATACAAAGGGTGAGGAAGCGCTCTATGTAAAGGAGTTGATCAAGAAAAGAGGGCACAATCCCCTGGTTATGGACATAGGCATAAGGGGGAAAGTCCCTTTCCGCCCGGACTTCCCCCGTGAAGAGGAAGCAATCGCAGCGGGACGCACCCTGCAAGAGCTCGGCATAGATATGGGCACATACTCCAGTACCCTTTCTGTCATG
The Pseudomonadota bacterium genome window above contains:
- a CDS encoding tetratricopeptide repeat protein codes for the protein MLNPRYTRAYNYRGLSYMNLGNYKKSIEDFNKVKELEPKNVAVYINRGFAYTEVEDFQKAKEDLDYAISLEPKNEFAYSNRGRLYVRSGDFQKAIKDYERALLINPRFAIAHAGKGVVYAVLKDYQKALKDLTVAIDLDPKNSDAMYSRGTVYLNMGDEEKALENYKVAARLGDKDARDYLRMRDISWDENKN
- a CDS encoding ribonuclease Z translates to MKIIILGTGTSVPSLNRGSSAYLLITEGQKILVDIGPSVVRRLLEYGYIVNDIDVIMLTHFHVDHTADLSTFLFACNYGIKPRAEPLRVFGGPGIHKFYSRLLNVYPWISPKSYQITLKSIYQGQEEVNDVLVRVARVNHNKESIGISVEKGKKVVFSGDTDYSRNLMKLAYKADLLITECSFPERKVKGHINLSVLEKMVKQAQPERVIISHLYPEWDAFKGVLHSPYLLAEDGMEIVL
- a CDS encoding AraC family transcriptional regulator; amino-acid sequence: MEGRKVDKLSMPVHDFKMPFTELIPFEISSFEQMPDEAKANFPHRHNFYEILYITQGEGQHIIDFQTYPIQPHTLYFISPRQIHFWQISTSLQGWLIFFTDEFLLHTPSDSSLLSEFASFHSGQFPFLKLEEDQTQAILPLINNLVCEYLTHKAECASILRAYLHIFLVKTRLLYNICNLQGDSKISPELVRRFKRLVIEQRGTQRSVKSLAEQLYITEGHLCETVKSATGCTPGQIIRQTLTLEAKRLLANTDLTVYEIAYSLSFEDPFYFGRLFKRETGMSPYHFRQSIREKYRIFQN
- a CDS encoding GDP-mannose 4,6-dehydratase; amino-acid sequence: MKVLVTGGCGFIASHVVDAYIADGYEVVVADNLSSGKRENKNEKAHLYVTDICDEALEKIFINEKPDIVNHHAAQISVPLSVENPLFDAETNIKGTIRLLELSKKYNIRKFIFSSTGGAIYGDADIVPTNESYVPEPASPYAISKFAAEKYIKFYNRQYGLKFMILRYGNVYGPRQIPHGEAGVISIFIEMLLAGEHPVLYHYPEEERGMVRDYCYVKDVANASLIAAKDERVGLYNIGTGKGTHTLELYRQIMDAIINKGKAVPQAFYEPRRGVTRPGDIRMNILDVTKAKEELNWQARYDIKAGVSETVDWYLGQ
- a CDS encoding CocE/NonD family hydrolase, with protein sequence MPIKIKHTQPNLHIYRGDDITIRVKGYKPLGQPIPYGSNVKGVYFDGYPQVIKQEGSQPVYSVKVKKDVMVPMRDGVRLALDIYSPDGDGKRFPALLSFFGWGKELQEMTRWLPLQEYYDSPLWDGCIEVGNIDYMVQRGYIHVIAEPRNIGKSEGTSQHPSSMWVPQSDTYDLVEWIAQQPWCDGNVGMTGSCGYSGTQLELAENPPPALKAITPFLTLYHKGDYGWTGIFDCKMNSVLSGRHGNDSAPVPENTRTLPLMFNLSKEELAARIQEALNHPDIRYNSKWYSLLKYPLRSPIVFDRLLESFHPVSLPPSKLPQITAPTYLSTSGIVPTHTWCSFEAFENIGSTHKKLLLWPPLSPDRPQTQFADEVVRWFDYWIKGIDTGIIDEPPLKIFVNGVNKWRFEDKWPLERTEYTKFYLHPRGGLSTETVKGAHEPDTFTQPAPYIDPTVYCLTYRTEPLPFDVDMTGYIALYLHASIDADETNWMVDIMDVDSEGKKTLVSNGGLAAEHRALDEAKSKPYLPIHPRKDPVPVPPDEVVEYAIAIMPTSMIFKKGHCMELVIRNQDDLLCRLGAWGAHYLPHMQTVTHSIHFGKSHLLLPIIPSDEQGL